A genomic segment from Aspergillus puulaauensis MK2 DNA, chromosome 1, nearly complete sequence encodes:
- a CDS encoding HpcH/HpaI aldolase family protein (COG:G;~EggNog:ENOG410PIKA;~InterPro:IPR005000,IPR015813,IPR040442;~PFAM:PF03328;~go_function: GO:0003824 - catalytic activity [Evidence IEA]), translated as MAPIYSNNLYQPRDRSNICKAAGVKVVPSVAVVQIAQKAGFDALFIDMEHSTLSIYNVSQLCTAGLLAGITPLVRVPHQCGNGMVQKVLDGGAMGVIFPHIDSRSDAEAAVSISKYPPWGKRSMTGQLPQFSMVTRPVQQVVDESNANGSAVIVMMETGLSLENADTIASTPGVDVLLVGSSDLCIDLGISGQFESDQFRAALETVNNSCKNHKKLFGIAGIYEDSSTLSWAIKNLDVRFMLGQYDASIVSKGFKQCAESMKQLERL; from the exons ATGGCACCAATCTACTCTAATAACCTTTACCAGCCACGCGACAGGAGTAATATATGCAAG GCTGCCGGTGTTAAGGTTGTACCATCGGTTGCGGTGGTGCAGATAGCGCAGAAAGCCGGGTTCGATGCTCTTTTTATTGATATGGAACATTCGACTTTGTCTATTTACAACGTCAGTCAGCTTTGCACAGCGGGGTTGCTGGCGGGTATTACACCCCTCGTTCGTGTTCCCCACCAGTGTGGGAATGGAATGGTACAAAAAGTCCTCGATGGAGGTGCCATGGGCGTCATATTTCCACACATTGACAGTAGAT CCGATGCTGAAGCAGCGGTGTCCATATCAAAATATCCCCCTTGGGGGAAGAGATCAATGACAGGACAGCTCCCCCAGTTCTCCATGGTGACGCGCCCAGTCCAGCAAGTCGTGGATGAGAGCAACGCCAATGGCTCGGCTGTCATTGTCATGATGGAAACCGGATTGAGTCTTGAAAATGCAGATACGATTGCAAGTACGCCGGGGGTAGATGTCCTCCTCGTGGGCTCTAGCGACCTCTGCATTGACTTGGGTATATCAGGGCAATTCGAAAGTGATCAGTTCCGGGCAGCCTTGGAAACCGTTAATAATTCCTGCAAAAACCATAAAAAACTGTTTGGTATTGCTGGAATCTACGAGGATTCGAGTACATTGAGCTGGGCCATAAAGAATCTTGATGTGCGCTTTATGTTAGGCCAGTATGATGCTTCCATAGTATCGAAAGGCTTCAAGCAGTGCGCCGAGTCTATGAAGCAACTTGAAAGACTCTAG
- a CDS encoding aldehyde dehydrogenase family protein (COG:C;~EggNog:ENOG410PM1Y;~InterPro:IPR015590,IPR016161,IPR016162,IPR016163;~go_function: GO:0016491 - oxidoreductase activity [Evidence IEA];~go_function: GO:0016620 - oxidoreductase activity, acting on the aldehyde or oxo group of donors, NAD or NADP as acceptor [Evidence IEA];~go_process: GO:0055114 - oxidation-reduction process [Evidence IEA]) → MEGIEVLAGGERQGSLGNFLKSTVLLNPDLASKVYTEEIFGPVLCVRTFKTEEEAIALANDTQFGLGATIYTADIARALRVSQEVEAGTLGINTGFVPNKLSPFRGWKQSGIGREGGPDGLKSYLQSKTIHINMALNR, encoded by the exons ATGGAAGGCATCGAGGTTCTTGCGGGTGGTGAGCGGCAAGGAAGTCTGGGCAACTTTCTCAAGTCGACAGTACTGCTGAACCCAGACCTTGCAAGTAAAGTGTATACGGAAGAAATATTTGGACCAGTGCTCTGTGTGAGAACTTTTAAaacggaagaagaagccattGCTCTAGCAAATGACACCCAGTTTGGGTTGGGAG CCACAATTTATACTGCAGATATTGCCCGTGCATTGCGTGTTTCCCAAGAGGTTGAAGCCGGGACTCTTGGGATAAATACCGGATTCGTGCCCAACAAATTGTCACCATTTAGAGGTTGGAAACAAAGCGGCATCGGACGTGAGGGTGGTCCTGATGGCCTGAAGAGTTATTTGCAATCCAAGACTATTCACATTAACATGGCTTTGAACCGGTAG
- a CDS encoding uncharacterized protein (COG:Q;~EggNog:ENOG410PG3J;~InterPro:IPR026992,IPR027443,IPR005123;~PFAM:PF03171,PF14226;~go_function: GO:0016491 - oxidoreductase activity [Evidence IEA];~go_process: GO:0055114 - oxidation-reduction process [Evidence IEA]) has translation MIAKPLPEVDHFNAVKPTKADVPYVSLSQVDLSKYNQGREAQEALAKQIKQAMSTQGFFILINHGITVEEITRQVDIGHTILGRTSDEEKLRLKAPIIEEGSYFGFKPMGHWRNKGAVRDKIENFNAYRDLTLREQPKALEPYRPEIQKFIDDCHKSILHKILHLFGIALKLDDEEYFVKAFDYKKHDESWLRYMEYYDDYTDEERKATGGQWLEGHRDLTALSFVFSQPMASLQVRDVDDNAEWKYVPHIPGAVIVNAGEIMQWWTGNYFTAAIHRVHEPPQDQRGHNRSSVFYFAVPNDDIVINTLLDQSPVLREAGVEIAHEPENAPTSKEWCNARIKITRRGTVWDNAKAEDTVVTEKVGKVTTKWFR, from the coding sequence ATGATCGCCAAACCATTGCCTGAAGTTGATCATTTCAACGCTGTGAAGCCTACCAAGGCAGATGTTCCATATGTCTCCCTCAGTCAGGTGGATTTATCCAAGTACAATCAAGGCCGTGAAGCCCAGGAGGCCCTCGCGAAGCAAATCAAACAGGCCATGTCAACTCAGGGATTCTTTATCCTAATAAACCACGGCATCACTGTGGAAGAAATCACTCGCCAAGTGGACATTGGCCATACCATTCTCGGTCGCACTTCGGATGAAGAGAAGTTGCGCCTGAAGGCCCCGATCATTGAGGAGGGCTCCTATTTCGGGTTTAAACCTATGGGCCACTGGCGCAACAAAGGCGCCGTCCGCGATAAGATCGAAAACTTTAACGCTTACCGGGACTTGACTTTGCGAGAGCAGCCTAAGGCTTTGGAGCCTTACCGACCGGAGATCCAAAAATTTATCGACGACTGTCACAAAAGCATCCTTCACAAGATTCTCCACTTGTTCGGAATCGCTCTCAagttggatgatgaggagtaCTTCGTCAAAGCATTTGATTATAAGAAACATGACGAGAGCTGGCTCAGATATATGGAATATTACGATGATTACACCGATGAGGAGCGCAAGGCTACAGGTGGACAGTGGCTGGAAGGCCACCGGGACCTGACAGCTCTGTCCTTTGTCTTCAGTCAGCCAATGGCTAGTCTACAAGTTCGCGATGTGGATGACAATGCTGAATGGAAGTACGTTCCTCACATCCCCGGTGCAGTCATTGTCAATGCCGGAGAGATCATGCAATGGTGGACAGGAAACTACTTCACGGCAGCTATCCATCGCGTGCATGAGCCTCCACAGGACCAACGCGGACACAACCGCTCCAGTGTCTTTTACTTTGCTGTTCCCAATGATGATATAGTGATCAATACACTCCTGGATCAGAGTCCAGTGCTACGGGAGGCCGGCGTTGAAATAGCCCATGAGCCTGAGAATGCACCAACTTCCAAAGAGTGGTGTAATGCGCGAATCAAGATCACTCGTCGTGGTACTGTGTGGGATAACGCTAAGGCGGAAGATACTGTGGTGACTGAGAAGGTAGGCAAAGTCACTACCAAGTGGTTCCGGTAG
- a CDS encoding uncharacterized protein (COG:G;~EggNog:ENOG410PKX5;~InterPro:IPR020846,IPR011701,IPR036259;~PFAM:PF07690;~TransMembrane:11 (i36-56o76-98i105-123o129-153i165-186o198-218i273-292o312-329i336-355o361-383i395-417o);~go_function: GO:0022857 - transmembrane transporter activity [Evidence IEA];~go_process: GO:0055085 - transmembrane transport [Evidence IEA]), whose product MAVPEEKIDIKHIDEAPSETSISIGLKRRVARKIDYHVLPWLFGLWFFCFLDRTSIGNAKIDGLLTDLSLTGNQFNIALTVFFVSYILVDIPSNWLLIILKPGHYLPGLAVGWGLMTICFGFVRSFASLVVLRLLLGVFEGGITGGIVLYLSMFYPRHQIVFRIALFYSASPLSGAFGGLLAGALTRIEVGNYRAWPWIYFVEGAATLLFRLLTWIWLPHSPQTSPFFNEEERKVAQDRLVQASGGPESEPAESETGFHWHWVKIGILEGNTILASLAWLAIIVPLYSYAFFLPTIINALGYSTLVSQLLSVPPNFAGFLMVLAFAALSDRIKIKGPLIIGCCLLSLIGYIILIVCDKAQVKYGGTFFIAAGVYPCTPLFLGWTTSQIKPLQARAIAGGFQVSVGNMAAFIATFSYLPKDA is encoded by the exons atgGCCGTCCCGGAAGAAAAGATCGATATCAAGCACATTGATGAGGCCCCAAGCGAGACATCGATATCAATTGGTCTGAAACGCCGCGTTGCACGCAAAATAGATTATCATGTTTTGCCATGGCTTTTTGGATTGTggttcttctgctttttggATCGCACCAGTATTGGCAACGCCAAAATCGATGGGTTATTGACTGACCTATCTCTGACGGGTAATCAGTTCAATATTGCCTTGACAgtcttctttgtttcttATATCCTGGTTGATATCCCATCCAACTGGCTTTTGATCATTCTAAAACCAGGTCATTATCTACCTGGACTGGCAGTCGGATGGGGCTTGATGACAATatgcttcggcttcgtcaGATCCTTCGCCTCGCTCGTTGTCCTGCGATTGTTGCTTGGGGTTTTCGAGGGTGGTATAACAGGAGGAATCGTGCTTTACCTGTCAATGTTCTATCCCCGCCATCAAATTGTGTTTAGGATTGCGCTTTTCTATTCAGCGTCTCCATTGAGTGGCGCCTTCGGTGGCCTCCTTGCTGGTGCTTTGACGAGGATTGAAGTCGGAAACTACCGTG CGTGGCCGTGGATCTACTTCGTTGAAGGCGCAGCGACACTATTATTCCGCCTACTAACCTGGATTTGGCTGCCTCATTCACCGCAAACATCTCCCTTCTTTAACGAAGAGGAGCGAAAGGTAGCCCAGGATAGACTCGTTCAAGCTTCGGGAGGACCAGAATCTGAGCCAGCCGAATCTGAGACCGGGTTCCACTGGCACTGGGTGAAAATTGGTATACTTGAAGGAAACACAATCTTGGCCTCATTGGCATGGCTTGCGATCATCGTTCCCCTATAT AGCTACGCATTCTTCCTACCTACGATCATCAACGCTTTGGGATACTCCACGCTGGTGTCTCAGCTTCTCAGTGTCCCGCCGAATTTCGCCGGTTTCTTGATGGTATTGGCATTCGCAGCCTTGTCCGACCGTATAAAGATTAAAGGACCTCTGATTATCGGCTGTTGCTTGCTATCGTTGATAGGATACATAATCCTAATAGTTTGCGACAAGGCCCAAGTGAAATATGGTGGAACATTCTTTATCGCGGCTGGGGTCTATCCCTGCACTCCGTTGTTTTTAGGGTGGACTACAAGTCAGATAAAACCACTGCAGGCAAGGGCAATTGCAGGAGGCTTTCAGGTCTCGGTGGGAAACATGGCAGCATTTATTGCGACATTTTCCTACCTGCCCAAGGATGCGTAA
- the NPY1_1 gene encoding NAD(+) diphosphatase (COG:L;~EggNog:ENOG410PGJ2;~InterPro:IPR000086,IPR020084,IPR015375,IPR015797;~PFAM:PF00293,PF09296;~go_function: GO:0016787 - hydrolase activity [Evidence IEA]), whose product MYTPKTPNTSDTTVGYNFSDREIVNYFSDSPLNRVSFLRTEPEFLSLALKHPTAQFLLFNNLAPLTRSPTEIYYAKHDEISQLVPEDTFKQSEEELIKGSDARDTHAAVIFLGLRTCDSGSSFSYKIYSGAPFFAVDVTPEASRAPQDASLLIKSMEEQGLFFHQTRVLNTLPGEDAAIYAQARSLVDWNTRNRFCGICSGLTVSVNAGTKRVCLSSNKIEPNLQLKCSIRTIPSNLCFPRTDPTIISVVLSADGKRVLLGRGKRAPPKRYSALAGFIEPGESVENAVRREVWEEAGVILSRVSIHSTQPWPYPANLMIGAIGQCHKDHEDLTLEHDHELADARWYKLEEVRDALNGTGDLQLPPATAIANQMLRSIVKSYFCLDG is encoded by the exons ATGTACACACCGAAAACACCCAACACATCGGATACGACCGTTGGGTATAACTTCTCCGACAGAGAGATAGTAAACTACTTCTCTG ATTCTCCACTTAATCGTGTATCATTCTTGCGAACCGAGCCCGAATTcctttctttggctttgaaGCATCCGACCGcccaattcctcctcttcaataATCTTGCTCCCCTTACAAGGTCTCCCACCGAAATATACTATGCGAAACATGATGAAATCTCCCAACTCGTCCCGGAAGACACCTTTAAGCAgtccgaggaggagctgaTCAAAGGCTCTGATGCTCGTGATACGCACGCAGCTGTAATCTTCCTTGGGCTACGGACCTGCGATAGCGGGAGCAGCTTCTCATACAAGATCTACTCAGGAGCACCATTCTTCGCAGTCGATGTTACTCCAGAGGCGTCTCGGGCACCACAAGATGCCAGTCTGCTGATTAAGTCGATGGAAGAGCAAGGGCTATTTTTCCACCAAACCCGAGTTTTGAACACGCTTCCTGGTGAAGACG CTGCCATATATGCTCAGGCACGTTCATTGGTAGACTGGAACACCCGTAACAGGTTTTGCGGTATTTGCAGTGGCCTGACCGTATCTGTGAATGCGGGCACGAAGCGTGTGTGTCTTTCTTCCAACAAAATAGAGCCCAACTTGCAGCTCAAGTGCAGCATCCGTACGATACCTTCAAACTTATGCTTCCCCCGTACTGACCCTACCATTATTTCGGTGGTCCTTTCTGCCGACGGCAAGCGAGTCCTTCTTGGGCGTGGTAAGCGCGCACCACCAAAGCGATACTCGGCGCTCGCGGGCTTTATTGAGCCTGGGGAGTCCGTGGAAAATGCAGTCCGGAGAGAGGTGtgggaggaggctggcgTGATTCTCTCACGGGTGTCTATTCATTCTACACAGCCTTGGCCGTATCCAGCGAATCTGATGATTGGGGCCATTGGCCAGTGCCACAAGGATCATGAGGATTTGACACTTGAGCATGATCATGAGCTGGCGGATGCGCGTTGGTACaagcttgaagaagtcagGGACGCGCTTAACGGTACCGGTGACCTACAGTTGCCCCCCGCgactgccattgccaaccaGATGCTTCGCTCAATAGTCAAAAGCTACTTCTGTTTAGATGGATGA
- a CDS encoding SGNH/GDSL hydrolase family protein (CAZy:CE3;~COG:S;~EggNog:ENOG410PPH7;~InterPro:IPR013830,IPR036514;~PFAM:PF13472): MYVNGYTMRPPNAFSIPQRAALKPYTRIMGCQTSSAKNTRYQFSQQSYISSVMQNDKRLQVGRGVSFRLMPLGGSVTQGVGSSTGAGYRRPLLKLLQDHGFGVQMVGSRKTGSMLNSHHEGWPGLRIDEIDKKARISTSQLVPHVFAVNAGSNDCLQSFKLDEARTRLGDLLEYLWHASPDSTILLSSLIVSADKQANSNVMYVNDQFRTLAKQKANEQKKIVFVDMNCDAGPQIGCLDDGIHPDNEGYEKMAKLWMNGVLEAMKKGFLPKSVGEGE, encoded by the exons ATGTATGTGAATGGCTACACCATGCGTCCACCGAATGCTTTTTCGATCCCCCAGCGAGCGGCTTTGAAACCATACACGCGAATCATGGGCTGTCAGACTTCATCAGCAAAAAACACCCGTTATCAATTTAGTCAACAGTCCTATATCTCATCGGTCATGCAGAACG ATAAACGTCTTCAGGTTGGTCGCGGCGTTTCTTTCCGCCTCATGCCCCTTGGTGGGTCGGTAACGCAAGGGGTTGGCTCTTCCACTGGCGCAGGATATAGACGACCGCTACTCAAACTGCTCCAGGACCATGGCTTCGGAGTGCAGATGGTTGGCTCGCGCAAAACAGGCTCGATGCTAAATAGCCACCACGAGGGCTGGCCCGGGCTCAGAATCGACGAAATCGACAAGAAGGCTCGAATTTCCACCTCACAATTAGTGCCCCATGTCTTCGCTGTTAATGCTGGATCAAATGACTGCCTACAATCTTTCAAGCTCGATGAAGCAAGGACCCGATTAGGTGACTTGCTTGAGTATCTTTGGCATGCTTCCCCTGACTCGACGATCCTTCTCTCTAGTCTTATAGTCAGCGCAGACAAGCAGGCTAACTCAAACGTCATGTACGTGAACGACCAGTTCCGCACTCTCGCGAAGCAAAAAGCAAATGAGCAGAAGAAAATTGTTTTTGTGGACATGAATTGTGACGCCGGTCCCCAGATTGGTTGCTTGGATGACGGTATACACCCGGATAACGAGGGCTATGAAAAGATGGCGAAATTGTGGATGAATGGGGTTCTGGAAGCCATGAAAAAGGGATTTCTGCCGAAATCAGTAGGAGAGGGCGAATAG
- a CDS encoding uncharacterized protein (COG:C;~EggNog:ENOG410PM1Y;~InterPro:IPR015590,IPR016161,IPR016162;~go_function: GO:0016491 - oxidoreductase activity [Evidence IEA];~go_process: GO:0055114 - oxidation-reduction process [Evidence IEA]), with the protein MLVQTGLYINGKYVPSSTGETLTIYNPNDETLVSNRCQAANEVDVNKAVGAAKAAFQAWKNTSGLKHGAIMYKFADLLEEHRDRIAALEGQSMAQPLKTARNNLITAISIWRYYAGLASRILARVLFLMRMESIKSFNTNRSVSVPEFVHGTVATFRPPGRQPQLLRLETPLSSNPVKRHQLP; encoded by the exons ATGTTAGTCCAAACAGGCTTATACATCAATGGGAAG TACGTCCCCTCATCGACTGGAGAGACCTTGACGATATACAATCCAAACGATGAAACTTTGGTCTCCAACAGATGCCAGGCCGCCAATGAGGTCGACGTGAACAAGGCTGTCGGCGCTGCGAAGGCTGCATTCCAGGCATGGAAGAACACCTCTGGCCTGAAGCATGGAGCTATAATGTACAAGTTTGCTGATCTTCTCGAAGAGCATCGCGACAGAATCGCAGCCCTGGAAGGCCAATCAATGGCACAGCCGCTGAAAACAGCGAGGAATAACCTAATCACTGCTATTAGCATTTGGCGGTACTATGCTGGTTTGGCTAGTCGGATTTTGGCGAGAGTGTTGTtcctgatgaggatggagtcTATAAAATCATTCAATACGAACCGCTCGGTGTCTGTGCCGGAATTTGTGCATGGAACGGTTGCCACCTTCAGACCTCCTGGAAGGCAGCCCCAGCTGTTGCGGCTGGAAACACCTTTATCCTCAAATCCAGTGAAAAGACACCAACTGCCGTGA
- a CDS encoding uncharacterized protein (COG:E;~EggNog:ENOG410PKYJ;~InterPro:IPR029154,IPR015815,IPR036291,IPR006115, IPR008927,IPR013328;~PFAM:PF03446,PF14833;~go_function: GO:0016491 - oxidoreductase activity [Evidence IEA];~go_function: GO:0050661 - NADP binding [Evidence IEA];~go_function: GO:0051287 - NAD binding [Evidence IEA];~go_process: GO:0055114 - oxidation-reduction process [Evidence IEA]), giving the protein MPRQAYGFIGIGAMGYYMAKNLRANLSAEDTLTVFDLNKEAIWKFINEVAPARVEVARSARELVEKSDNIFTALPEPQHVKSVFLEIFNTGPLSKPPTQDSRLLIDTSTINANTSIEVANLVHSNEAAHFLDSPMSGGQVGAMRGTLVFMVGGDKNMIPRAEASLLKMGRKFWHMGPQGMGSNGKIANNYATALNTIAAAEIFNAAMKWGMNPEALTFLMNTATGKSWATDCNHPIPGILDTAPSSRDYDGGFALNLMQKDLRLAITAAKEAGAQMPLGDRAEEIYDATAAMAPRTKDFSIVFKYINSL; this is encoded by the exons ATGCCTCGACAAGCATATGGATTCATTGGTATTGGGGCCATGG GATATTACATGGCCAAAAACCTAAGGGCCAACCTCTCTGCAGAAGATACTCTTACGGTGTTCGATTTAAACAAGGAGGCAATCTGGAAGTTTATCAATGAAGTTGCCCCTGCAAGGGTTGAAGTAGCTAGAAGTGCGCGCGAACTTGTAGAGAAGTCA GACAATATATTCACAGCACTTCCGGAGCCTCAACATGTTAAGAGCGTCTTCTTGGAAATTTTTAACACCGGACCTTTGTCCAAACCCCCAACACAGGATTCTCGTCTCTTGATCGACACCTCGACCATCAACGCAAACACTTCTATCGAAGTAGCCAATCTTGTCCACAGTAATGAGGCTGCTCACTTCCTGGATTCACCAATGTCTGGTGGTCAGGTCGGCGCCATGCGCGGCACATTAGTCTTCATGGTAGGCGGCGACAAGAATATGATCCCACGAGCCGAAGCCAGTCTTTTAAAGATGGGCAGGAAATTCTGGCACATGGGGCCCCAAGGCATGGGTTCTAACGGCAAGATCGCCAATAACTACGCCACAGCCCTGAACACAATCGCCGCGGCAGAGATCTTCAATGCGGCCATGAAGTGGGGCATGAACCCTGAGGCTCTTACATTCCTGATGAACACAGCCACTGGTAAAAGCTGGGCAACTGATTGTAACCATCCCATCCCTGGGATTCTGGACACAGCACCGTCCAGCCGTGACTATGATGGCGGATTTGCACTAAATCTGATGCAGAAGGATTTACGCCTGGCGATCACTGCTGCGAAGGAGGCTGGTGCTCAGATGCCTTTGGGTGATCGTGCGGAGGAGATTTATGATGCCACAGCTGCAATGGCTCCTAGGACGAAGGACTTTTCCATTGTTTTCAAGTATATCAATTCACTGTGA
- a CDS encoding uncharacterized protein (COG:I;~EggNog:ENOG410PW7X;~InterPro:IPR008927,IPR011042,IPR013328,IPR000033;~go_function: GO:0016491 - oxidoreductase activity [Evidence IEA];~go_process: GO:0055114 - oxidation-reduction process [Evidence IEA]) produces the protein MLHERSNIEAAEKLRISRETLPCRQLRLIQPPRLIFKVGLPNTAGHACHTLVEAPSSELSARSRPVSVSKCPASLRSTEEIDLLWENMFQLPNSLPPCRLMDQIGLDTVAFIEDNYIQERGLDGRMTVDWLRENYINQGRLGLKSEKGGLYHTAPTGTIADGHAQDQDEKAQPALYLLDVGLGSNNGRISDIPTAGQILRFEPSRAKMTTLVSGQSLPDGIDISRSQGRLFWTNMGHATSTYDGSVHSANIDGSDVKTLLMPGTVHTPKQLIVDDKSRRVYFCDREGMSIHRCAFDGSQHEILARTGRLDSAEHRGDMIKWCVGIAIDTVRGYVYWTQKGPSKAGRGRIFRAGIDLPAGQTPDSRTDIELLLQGLPEPIDLELDQESQQLYWTDRGEHPLGCSLNRADLSGLTKAGGTNAEKEILARHFNEPIGLKLGSKGEIYVVDLGGSVYQVKDGKKVLLWNDNRCYTGISL, from the coding sequence ATGCTTCATGAGCGGTCGAACATCGAGGCTGCTGAGAAACTCCGCATATCGCGCGAAACCCTCCCCTGTCGCCAGCTCCGCCTGATCCAGCCACCACGTTTGATATTCAAGGTCGGCCTGCCCAATACCGCCGGGCATGCCTGCCATACTCTCGTTGAAGCGCCGAGCTCCGAGCTCTCGGCACGCAGTAGGCCAGTCTCTGTATCCAAGTGCCCAGCTTCGCTTCGCTCTACAGAAGAGATTGATCTTCTCTGGGAAAACATGTTCCAGCTGCCAAACAGTCTGCCGCCGTGTCGTCTGATGGACCAGATTGGCCTCGATACAGTGGCGTTTATTGAAGACAATTATATCCAGGAACGTGGGCTAGATGGCCGCATGACAGTGGATTGGCTTCGAGAGAACTACATTAACCAAGGCAGACTCGGCCTCAAGAGTGAAAAGGGCGGATTATACCACACTGCCCCGACAGGAACCATCGCCGACGGACACGCTCAGGACCAGGATGAGAAAGCCCAACCGGCCCTATACCTGCTTGATGTCGGACTCGGCTCCAACAACGGACGGATTTCAGACATCCCAACCGCAGGGCAGATCCTACGATTCGAACCAAGCAGGGCCAAGATGACCACGTTGGTCAGTGGCCAGTCCCTGCCTGATGGCATTGATATTTCGCGCTCCCAAGGCCGATTGTTCTGGACAAACATGGGCCACGCAACGTCGACCTATGATGGCTCAGTCCACTCGGCGAACATCGACGGGTCCGATGTGAAGACTCTACTCATGCCGGGGACGGTGCATACACCGAAGCAGCTCATAGTGGACGACAAGTCGCGGAGGGTCTACTTCTGCGATCGCGAGGGCATGAGCATCCACCGTTGCGCCTTTGATGGGTCGCAGCATGAGATCCTTGCCCGCACAGGTCGGCTTGATTCAGCTGAACATCGAGGCGACATGATCAAATGGTGCGTTGGGATCGCCATCGATACTGTCCGCGGATATGTGTACTGGACGCAGAAGGGGCCCAGTAAGGCTGGTCGAGGCCGGATATTTCGGGCGGGTATTGACCTGCCTGCTGGCCAGACTCCTGACAGTCGGACTGATAttgagctgctgctgcaggggTTGCCAGAGCCAATTGACCTGGAATTGGACCAGGAGTCGCAGCAGCTGTATTGGACTGATCGTGGTGAGCACCCCCTGGGATGTTCGTTGAATCGCGCGGATCTGAGTGGATTGACCAAAGCTGGCGGAACAAATGCCGAAAAGGAGATTTTGGCACGCCATTTCAATGAGCCCATTGGACTGAAACTGGGGAGTAAGGGAGAGATATATGTCGTT